ATGTCGGAACTGGAAGAGAGAAGCGAATCGCTGACAAATGAACTGAAGGAACGAAAAAAAACAGAGCGGAAACTGAAGCAGACGGAAAATTACCTGAACAATATAATCCAGTCGCTGAACAGTCTGATAATAACGGCCGATTCCGGGGGCAGACTGATTCACTGGAACAAACAGGCAGAGGATCTATCCGAGGAAGACGACTCAGAACTCTTTAACCGCTTCCCCTTCCTCCTGACGTTCAAAGAGCCGATATCCGAAGTAATGGAAACAGGCAGAACATGGTCGGACAATGCCGTGAAAATAGAGCCATTACCGGACCGGTATTTCAACATCCATCTGACCCCTCTGGAAGGCAGGAAGTCGGGAATCGTTATCCGCCTCGATGATATTACCCAGATAAGAAACATTGAAAACCAGCTCCTGGAAACCCAGAAATGGGAAACCCTGGGTGTCCTGACGAGCGGCTTCGCTCACGACTTCAACAATGTTCTGACCGGAATCGTCACCTCCTCATCCATACTTATCCATTTGGCGGAACGCAACTATCCGGAACTGGATAAGACATTTACCGACTGTCTGAGCATAATAGACCGGTCGGGCAACAGGGCGGCGGCCATGGTTCAGCAGTTGCTCAGTCTCTCGCGGACCAATGAACTGAATTTCACATCCATCGATTTGAGAAATTCTCTGGAGGACGTGAAGGCCATTTGCGGCAATTCCTTTGACAAATCAGTCAAATTCATTCTCGACCTGCCCCGGGAAAATATCCGCGTCCAGGCTGACAACGCCCAGCTTGAACAGATATTTCTCAATCTCTGCATTAACTCCTATCACGCCATGACGGAAATGCGCGATAAAAAAGAGAAGAACGGCGGCGAATTGAAAATTACCCTTTATACGAAAACCATAGACCGTTATTCCGGCGAGGATGAAAAGGGATATGCCCAGGGACAATACGCTGCGGTTGCCATCAGCGATACCGGCGTCGGGATACCTGCGGAAAAAAAGAAGAAGATCTTCGATCCCTTTTTCACCACGAAAGACAAAAGCAAGGGAACGGGGCTGGGGCTGACAATGGTTCAGCATATAGTCAATCAGCATAAAGGCTTTATCGAGCTCTACTCCGAACCGGGGCGGGGAACGGTTATCACCGTGTATCTGCCTCTGGCCTCAGCGATGATCGAAGAGGAACAGAAAGCGCCGGAAGAGCGGATACTGGTCAAGGGAGAAGGATCGGTTCTGGTTATTGATGATGAAGAAGTTCTGCGGGTTCTGACCGAATCCATCCTGAAGGAATGCGGTTACGATGTCATGGTTGCGGAGGACGGTTTCAAAGGAGTGGATCTGTACAGAAAGAACGGCGGAGCCTTCGACCTTGTTATCCTCGACATGTCGATGCCCGGCATTTCGGGCAAGGAAACTTTTATAGAGCTGAAACAGATTAATCCCGAGGTCAGGATTCTACTGGCTTC
The Spirochaeta isovalerica genome window above contains:
- a CDS encoding response regulator; this encodes MKISQRILILIVLNIATLLGMAGSIFFLGETEQEYYEQADILISMKSLFIEKQYMEKMILNDIPIFGDRQKLDSMLDRYSLQINRSLLDSNSSLYDRFDSLRQRRDELTEMVLNLHSRQRDFLRIITADGKRIEEMTGKLQEQPVLQLSEFLTFLSQENKISFSDPEVMESYGESLSNLVQDLPDSLKREAGDLLEKIKEMENFLLVNGEKEKNLAIELYETDDALLLLVDNIVNELHNKIAIREDQEQFAIFSGILFIMLISIWATAFLGRSISRPIEELRSYVHSIDLSDIKLKPDRKKLDGINARHNLEIAQLAESYATLEEALFDKMSELEERSESLTNELKERKKTERKLKQTENYLNNIIQSLNSLIITADSGGRLIHWNKQAEDLSEEDDSELFNRFPFLLTFKEPISEVMETGRTWSDNAVKIEPLPDRYFNIHLTPLEGRKSGIVIRLDDITQIRNIENQLLETQKWETLGVLTSGFAHDFNNVLTGIVTSSSILIHLAERNYPELDKTFTDCLSIIDRSGNRAAAMVQQLLSLSRTNELNFTSIDLRNSLEDVKAICGNSFDKSVKFILDLPRENIRVQADNAQLEQIFLNLCINSYHAMTEMRDKKEKNGGELKITLYTKTIDRYSGEDEKGYAQGQYAAVAISDTGVGIPAEKKKKIFDPFFTTKDKSKGTGLGLTMVQHIVNQHKGFIELYSEPGRGTVITVYLPLASAMIEEEQKAPEERILVKGEGSVLVIDDEEVLRVLTESILKECGYDVMVAEDGFKGVDLYRKNGGAFDLVILDMSMPGISGKETFIELKQINPEVRILLASGFIKDDRIQDLMNLGLEDFIQKPFDFIELSEKVARILKG